A single genomic interval of Oryza sativa Japonica Group chromosome 7, ASM3414082v1 harbors:
- the LOC4342835 gene encoding pentatricopeptide repeat-containing protein At3g06920, producing the protein MAAAALRTPATRRPLLAPLSILRTPTPRHLSSSSPPSQPPSSPAGELLRLLSAAPTWTPDLARAVSSTFSASPTADVVISVLRSIRNPSLAAPFFLLASSSSASAPHPLPADAYHAVLPFLHHDLAALEKVLEEMAVLGYGLPNQACAHLAAALVRARRLDDAVLAVAVMRRLKFRPAFSAYTVLIGALAEARRPERALELLRQMQEVGYEVGVHLFTTLVRALAREGQVADALALVDEVKGSCLEPDIVLYNVCIDCFGKAGNVDMAWKFFHELKAQGLKPDDVSYTSMIWVLCKAGRLGEAEELFAQMEAERSVPCAYAYNTMIMGYGSAGRFEDAYKLLERLRERGCIPSVVSFNSILTCLGKKRKVDEALSLFEVMKKDAEPNSSTYNIIIDMLCLGGRVEEAYRILDEMEHASLFPNLLTVNIMVDRLCKARKLEEAYKIFESASQRGCNPDCVTYCSLIDGLGKKGQVDEAYRLFEKMLDAGHNANPVVYTSLIRNFFIHGRKEDGHKIFKELIRRGCKPDLTLLNTYMDCVFKAGEVEKGRMIFEDIRSYGFLPDVRSYSILIHGLTKAGQARETSNIFHAMKQQGFALDARAYNAVVDGFCKSGKVHKAYEILEEMKEKCVQPTVATYGAIVDGLAKIDRLDEAYMLFEEAKSKGIELNVVLYSSLIDGFGKVGRIDEAYLILEEMMKKGLTPNVYTWNSLLDALVKAEEINEALVCFQSMKEMKCPPNTYTYSILINGLCRVQKYNKAFVFWQDMQKQGLVPNVVTYTTMISGLAKVGNITDAYSLFERFKANGGIPDAASFNALIEGMSNANRAMEAYQVFEETRLRGCRINIKSCISLLDALNKSECLEQAAIVGAVLREIAKSQHASRSL; encoded by the coding sequence atggcggcggcggcgctgcggacGCCGGCGACTCGCCGCCCGCTCCTCGCCCCCTTGAGCATCCTACGTACGCCCACGCCTCGCCACCTCTCCTCTAGCTCCCCACCCTCTCAACCCCCGAGCTCCCCCGCCGGCGAGCTGctccgcctcctctccgccgcccccaCCTGGACCCCCgacctcgcccgcgccgtctcctccaccttctccgcctcccccaccgccgACGTCGTCATCTCCGTCCTCCGCTCCATCAGGAACCCATCCCTCGCCGccccgttcttcctcctcgcctcctcctcctccgcctcggccccgcACCCCCTCCCCGCCGACGCCTACCACGCCGTCCTCCCGTTCCTCCACCACGACCTCGCCGCCCTCGAGAAGGTCCTCGAGGAGATGGCCGTCCTCGGGTACGGCCTCCCCAACCAGGCCTgcgcccacctcgccgccgcgctcgtccgcgcccgccgcctcgacgacgccgtcctcgccgtcgccgtcatgcGGCGGCTCAAGTTCCGCCCGGCGTTCTCGGCGTACACGGTGCTGATCGGCGCGCTGGCCGAGGCGCGGCGGCCCGAGCGCGCGCTGGAGCTGCTGAGACAGATGCAGGAGGTCGGGTACGAGGTCGGGGTGCATCTGTTCACCACGCTGGTGCGGGCGCTGGCGCGGGAGGGCCAAGTCGCCGACGCTCTTGCGCTGGTGGATGAGGTGAAGGGGAGCTGCCTGGAGCCGGACATTGTCTTGTACAACGTGTGCATCGACTGTTTCGGGAAGGCCGGCAATGTGGACATGGCATGGAAGTTCTTCCATGAGCTGAAGGCGCAGGGTCTGAAGCCGGATGATGTGTCGTACACGAGCATGATTTGGGTGCTCTGCAAGGCGGGAAGGTTAGGTGAGGCGGAGGAGCTGTTTGCGCAGATGGAGGCCGAAAGATCTGTGCCTTGCGCATACGCGTATAACACTATGATCATGGGATATGGATCTGCTGGGCGGTTTGAGGATGCATATAAGTTGCTTGAAAGGTTGAGGGAGAGAGGTTGTATTCCATCTGTTGTGTCATTTAATTCGATTCTCACTTGCCTTGGTAAGAAGAGGAAGGTTGATGAGGCTCTAAGCTTGTTTGAGGTCATGAAGAAGGATGCAGAGCCGAATTCCTCAACATATAACATCATCATAGATATGCTTTGCTTGGGTGGGAGGGTTGAGGAGGCGTATAGGATACTTGATGAGATGGAGCATGCTAGTTTGTTTCCGAACTTGTTGACTGTGAATATAATGGTGGATAGGCTGTGCAAGGCAAGGAAGCTTGAGGAGGCCTATAAGATATTTGAAAGCGCAAGCCAGAGAGGTTGCAATCCTGATTGTGTGACATACTGTTCACTTATTGATGGTTTAGGAAAGAAAGGGCAGGTTGACGAGGCCTATAGGCTATTTGAGAAAATGCTGGATGCAGGGCACAATGCTAATCCTGTTGTATACACCTCCTTGATTAGGAATTTCTTCATTCATGGAAGGAAAGAAGATGGGCACAAAATCTTCAAAGAGTTGATCCGTCGAGGGTGCAAGCCTGATCTAACCCTTCTCAATACTTATATGGATTGTGTTTTCAAGGCAGGTGAGGTTGAAAAGGGAAGAATGATTTTTGAGGACATCAGGAGTTATGGGTTTCTTCCTGATGTCCGAAGTTATTCCATTCTGATTCATGGTCTCACAAAAGCTGGCCAGGCTAGAGAAACATCAAACATTTTTCATGCCATGAAGCAGCAAGGTTTTGCTCTTGATGCTCGTGCTTATAATGCTGTTGTCGATGGGTTTTGCAAATCTGGGAAGGTGCACAAAGCCTATGAAATTCTTGAGGAGATGAAGGAAAAATGTGTACAACCTACAGTTGCTACATATGGAGCAATTGTTGATGGTCTTGCAAAGATTGATAGGTTGGACGAGGCTTACATGCTTTTTGAGGAAGCAAAGTCGAAAGGTATAGAATTGAATGTTGTTCTGTACAGCTCTCTCATAGATGGCTTTGGGAAGGTTGGTAGGATAGATGAAGCTTATTTAATTTTAGAAGAAATGATGAAGAAGGGTTTGACTCCAAATGTGTACACATGGAATAGCCTCTTGGATGCTTTAGTGAAAGCTGAAGAAATAAATGAGGCGCTTGTCTGTTTCCAGTCAATGAAGGAAATGAAATGCCCACCAAACACTTATACATACAGCATTCTTATAAACGGCCTTTGCCGTGTACAGAAGTACAATAAAGCTTTTGTGTTCTGGCAAGATATGCAGAAACAGGGCTTGGTCCCTAATGTGGTCACTTACACAACCATGATCTCGGGGCTTGCAAAGGTAGGAAACATAACGGATGCTTACAGCCTCTTTGAGAGGTTTAAGGCCAATGGTGGAATTCCTGACGCTGCAAGTTTCAATGCTCTTATAGAGGGAATGAGCAATGCAAATAGAGCGATGGAGGCATATCAGGTATTTGAAGAAACTCGTTTGCGGGGCTGCAGAATTAATATAAAGTCATGCATTAGTCTTTTAGATGCTTTAAACAAATCTGAATGTCTAGAGCAAGCTGCTATTGTAGGTGCAGTTTTGAGGGAGATTGCCAAGTCCCAACATGCTTCGAGATCCTTGTAG